Proteins from a genomic interval of Youhaiella tibetensis:
- a CDS encoding aminopeptidase: MSAQSENFSSAIDPVKLDRLAEVAIKVGLQLQPGQDLVMTAPSSALPLVRRIAAHAYKAGAGLVTPILSDEAVTLARYENANDKSFDRAAGWLYEGMAKAYAENAARLAIAGDNPMMLAGQDPDKVARANRAQSNAYKPALEKIVSFDINWNIVAYPNLAWAKLVFPNDRDELAVKKLADAIFAASRVDVEDPIGAWHEHNANLRKRTEWLNAHRFASLHYSGPGTDLTIGLADEHEWAGGAATAKNGIVCNANIPTEEVFTTPHALRVEGTVVSTKPLSHNGTLIDDIQVRFEGGRIVEAHASKGEAVLNKVLDTDEGARRLGEVALVPHSSPISKSGLLFFNTLFDENAACHIALGQCYAKCFVNGTKLTQEEIAARGGNRSLIHIDWMIGSDKIDIDGIKPDGTRVPVFRKGEWA, encoded by the coding sequence ATGTCTGCACAATCAGAGAACTTTTCGTCTGCCATCGATCCGGTCAAGCTCGACAGGCTTGCCGAAGTCGCCATCAAGGTCGGACTGCAGCTCCAGCCTGGCCAGGATCTGGTGATGACCGCACCATCCTCGGCGCTGCCGCTGGTTCGCCGCATCGCTGCGCACGCCTACAAGGCCGGCGCGGGCCTGGTGACGCCGATCCTATCGGATGAAGCGGTGACCCTGGCGCGCTATGAAAACGCCAACGACAAGAGCTTCGATCGCGCCGCCGGGTGGCTCTACGAGGGCATGGCCAAGGCCTATGCTGAAAACGCCGCGCGGCTCGCCATTGCCGGGGACAATCCGATGATGCTTGCCGGTCAGGATCCGGACAAGGTTGCCCGAGCCAACCGCGCCCAGTCCAATGCCTACAAGCCCGCGCTCGAGAAGATCGTCAGCTTCGACATCAACTGGAACATCGTCGCCTACCCGAACCTGGCCTGGGCCAAGCTCGTCTTCCCCAACGATCGGGACGAGCTGGCGGTCAAGAAGCTTGCCGACGCGATCTTTGCGGCGTCGCGCGTGGACGTAGAGGACCCGATCGGCGCCTGGCACGAGCACAATGCCAACCTGCGCAAGCGCACCGAGTGGCTGAACGCGCACCGCTTCGCCTCGCTGCACTATTCGGGGCCGGGTACCGATCTCACCATCGGCCTTGCCGACGAGCACGAATGGGCGGGCGGCGCGGCGACGGCCAAGAACGGCATCGTCTGCAACGCCAATATTCCCACCGAGGAAGTCTTCACCACCCCCCATGCGCTGCGCGTCGAGGGCACGGTGGTGAGCACCAAGCCGCTTTCGCACAACGGCACGCTGATCGACGATATCCAGGTCCGCTTCGAGGGCGGGCGGATCGTCGAGGCGCATGCCAGCAAGGGCGAGGCCGTGCTCAACAAGGTGCTCGATACCGACGAGGGCGCCCGGCGCCTGGGCGAAGTGGCGCTGGTTCCGCACTCTTCGCCCATTTCCAAGAGTGGCTTGTTGTTCTTCAATACGCTCTTCGACGAGAACGCGGCCTGCCACATCGCGCTGGGCCAGTGCTACGCCAAGTGCTTCGTCAACGGCACCAAACTCACGCAGGAGGAGATCGCGGCGCGCGGCGGCAACAGGAGCCTCATCCATATCGACTGGATGATCGGTTCGGACAAGATCGACATCGACGGCATCAAGCCGGACGGCACGCGCGTGCCGGTTTTCCGCAAGGGCGAGTGGGCCTGA
- a CDS encoding glycosyltransferase, producing MRAARPLRVGMLVGSTIQSHGVIEVVRSLAVALSKRGNVSAEIFSLEHEADRSLDLGPIPVHVAPTLGPRSFRFAPDMVSMMLERRLDCVHVHGMWNYLSVAAQRWHQTTERPYIVSPHGMLNGWALADAPLRKRVARMLFEDAHIRNAAAVHAESRTERVALREAGYDTQTDVIPNGVEPAQMAGPAAPWLDGLGPDARVLLFLGRITPSKGLLNLLRAWNVAIRGESGKDWHLLVAGPGDGNHLAELQTMVEDYGLADSVHFVGPAFGPERAAAYRSADAFILPSVAETLPMTALEAFAFQLPCLLTPQCNIPEAYACSAAIRVDPTEESLTAGLTRLFTMSPFERARMGKAAYDLADSRYDWDLAAARFETLYSTVLAQSRASQAA from the coding sequence ATGCGTGCTGCTAGACCGCTTAGGGTGGGAATGCTGGTGGGATCGACCATTCAGTCCCATGGCGTGATAGAAGTCGTACGTTCCTTGGCCGTAGCATTGTCAAAGAGGGGCAATGTATCGGCCGAAATCTTCAGTCTCGAACACGAGGCTGATCGAAGTCTGGATCTGGGGCCTATCCCGGTCCATGTGGCCCCCACTCTGGGGCCGCGAAGTTTCCGGTTCGCGCCGGACATGGTCTCCATGATGCTCGAAAGGCGGCTCGACTGCGTGCACGTGCACGGCATGTGGAACTACCTTTCCGTCGCGGCGCAACGCTGGCATCAGACGACCGAACGCCCCTACATCGTCAGTCCACACGGGATGCTCAACGGCTGGGCCCTTGCCGATGCGCCGTTGCGCAAGCGTGTGGCGCGCATGCTGTTTGAGGATGCCCATATCCGCAATGCCGCCGCCGTCCACGCCGAAAGCCGGACGGAACGGGTGGCCCTGCGCGAAGCGGGCTACGATACGCAGACCGACGTCATCCCCAACGGGGTGGAGCCGGCGCAGATGGCAGGGCCGGCAGCGCCCTGGCTCGACGGCCTCGGGCCTGACGCTCGCGTGCTGCTCTTCCTCGGACGGATCACGCCCAGCAAGGGGCTGCTCAATCTGCTGCGGGCCTGGAATGTCGCCATCCGGGGCGAAAGCGGCAAGGACTGGCATCTGCTCGTGGCCGGACCGGGCGACGGCAATCACCTGGCGGAGCTGCAAACCATGGTCGAGGACTATGGGCTCGCCGACAGCGTGCATTTCGTCGGGCCGGCCTTCGGTCCCGAGCGAGCTGCGGCATATCGTTCCGCCGATGCCTTCATCCTGCCTTCGGTCGCCGAGACGCTTCCGATGACGGCACTGGAGGCCTTCGCCTTCCAGTTGCCGTGCCTGCTCACGCCCCAGTGCAACATTCCGGAGGCCTATGCCTGTTCGGCGGCCATCCGGGTGGATCCGACCGAAGAGTCGCTCACGGCAGGATTGACCAGGCTCTTCACCATGAGCCCGTTCGAGCGCGCGCGCATGGGCAAGGCGGCCTATGACCTGGCCGATTCCCGATACGACTGGGACCTGGCGGCCGCACGTTTCGAAACGCTCTACTCCACCGTCCTGGCGCAGTCGCGTGCCAGTCAGGCGGCCTAG
- a CDS encoding response regulator transcription factor, which yields MQEWRDARLGHPNVSVILLVIGSRKLTDLGVANDIAKAVQEFAPAPIVVVADTDDLTQILKALECGAKGFIPTTVGLRVASEAIAMTLAGGVFVPASSVMAMRNVIDSNGAATRPMAGLFTARQMAVVEALRRGRANKIIAHELQLRESTVKVHIRNIMKKLNATNRTEVAFKIRDMFPDQSGPDI from the coding sequence TTGCAGGAATGGCGCGACGCGCGGCTCGGCCATCCCAACGTTTCGGTCATCCTTCTGGTGATCGGCTCGCGCAAGTTGACCGATCTGGGAGTTGCCAACGACATCGCCAAGGCCGTGCAGGAGTTTGCGCCCGCCCCGATCGTCGTGGTTGCCGACACCGACGACCTCACGCAAATCCTCAAGGCGCTCGAGTGCGGCGCCAAGGGTTTCATTCCCACCACCGTGGGGCTGCGCGTGGCGTCCGAAGCCATAGCGATGACACTGGCAGGTGGCGTGTTCGTGCCGGCCAGCAGCGTCATGGCGATGCGTAACGTCATCGACTCGAACGGGGCGGCTACGCGGCCGATGGCGGGTCTCTTCACCGCCCGGCAGATGGCCGTGGTCGAGGCTTTGCGCCGGGGGCGCGCCAACAAGATCATCGCTCACGAGCTGCAGTTGCGCGAGAGCACCGTCAAGGTCCACATCCGCAACATCATGAAGAAGCTCAACGCCACCAACCGGACCGAAGTCGCATTCAAGATCCGCGACATGTTCCCCGACCAGTCGGGGCCGGACATCTGA
- a CDS encoding Crp/Fnr family transcriptional regulator — translation MNSLAPELLHFFRFDELPGKGAEASALAAETLEVRVRVYSPDTPILHEGERSFCVRLLKSGWAYSDTQLRDGTRQIIDIYVAGDLVEPTTVGGHSRASVRAVDYSTVLEVPFAGLLPLIKRWPVLADRLTAASARFDAIHVERLVSLGKRDATARTAHLLLELAERVHPDSADIEVEFPCPLTQIDLADALGMTAIHFNRTLRDLRLLGLVVVRKGTIVISNRFRLAQLAEFSADYLQLRHADWWQEPQAAQDVAANALLEGIPRKAHL, via the coding sequence ATGAATTCGCTGGCCCCGGAACTGCTGCATTTCTTTCGGTTCGACGAACTCCCCGGCAAAGGCGCCGAGGCGTCCGCGTTGGCGGCGGAAACGCTCGAGGTTCGGGTACGGGTCTACTCTCCTGACACTCCGATCCTGCACGAAGGGGAACGCTCGTTCTGCGTCCGCCTCCTCAAGTCCGGCTGGGCCTATAGCGATACCCAGTTGCGGGACGGCACCCGTCAGATCATCGACATCTACGTTGCCGGCGACCTGGTCGAGCCCACCACGGTCGGCGGACACAGCCGCGCCTCCGTGCGTGCGGTCGATTATTCGACTGTCCTGGAGGTTCCGTTTGCCGGGCTCCTGCCCCTCATCAAGCGCTGGCCGGTACTGGCCGACCGGCTGACAGCGGCGAGCGCGCGGTTCGACGCTATCCATGTCGAGCGGCTGGTGAGCCTGGGCAAGCGCGACGCCACGGCTCGCACCGCACACCTCCTGCTCGAACTTGCCGAGCGGGTTCACCCCGACTCAGCCGACATCGAGGTCGAATTCCCCTGCCCGTTGACGCAGATCGACCTCGCCGACGCCCTCGGCATGACCGCTATCCACTTTAATCGCACCCTGCGCGACCTGCGGCTGCTTGGCCTTGTGGTCGTGCGCAAGGGCACGATCGTCATCTCCAACAGGTTCCGCCTGGCCCAGTTGGCCGAGTTCAGCGCCGACTATCTCCAACTCAGGCACGCCGACTGGTGGCAGGAACCGCAAGCGGCTCAAGACGTTGCCGCCAACGCCCTCCTCGAGGGTATCCCCCGCAAGGCTCACCTTTAG
- a CDS encoding NAD-dependent epimerase/dehydratase family protein: MKVLVTGHRGYLGAVVVPVLLESGYDVSGYDLDYFGHCTYSHGGPYRAVPTIQKDIRDAVPEDFEGFEAVIHLAALPDAAGQIDSNTLNEVNHKASVRVALAARQAGVSRFLFASSASVYGQGGEEPLDETGPLNPQTIYAMTKVMAERDVAGLATGNFSPTFLRLAVLCGLSPRLRLDLMFNRLMALAFTEHRIRLPVRGDAWRAFIHVQDVARALAALLREQRPPVHNQVFNVGSSANNHRVRDLATIVSRLVPESRFEQNPVTEMRRESFRLNCDKLARTIPAAVPQWTLARTGEQLLEAFDASSLTVEEGARSRYDRVAELATLVADKVLNADLRRPGGLNEGPYGAT; this comes from the coding sequence ATGAAGGTCCTGGTCACCGGGCACAGAGGCTACCTCGGTGCCGTGGTTGTTCCTGTGTTGCTGGAATCCGGATACGACGTTTCCGGGTATGATTTGGACTATTTCGGCCACTGCACGTACTCCCACGGTGGGCCCTACAGGGCCGTTCCCACCATCCAGAAGGACATCCGCGACGCGGTGCCCGAGGATTTCGAGGGGTTCGAGGCCGTAATCCACCTCGCGGCGCTGCCCGACGCTGCCGGCCAGATCGACAGCAACACGCTCAACGAGGTCAATCATAAGGCCAGCGTGCGGGTGGCCCTGGCGGCGCGCCAGGCAGGCGTATCCCGCTTCCTCTTCGCCTCGTCGGCTTCCGTCTATGGGCAGGGCGGAGAAGAGCCCCTGGACGAAACTGGGCCGCTCAATCCACAGACGATATACGCAATGACAAAGGTCATGGCCGAGCGCGATGTGGCGGGCTTGGCCACCGGCAACTTCTCACCGACATTCCTGCGGCTAGCCGTGCTGTGCGGGCTCTCGCCGCGATTGCGGCTCGACCTCATGTTCAACCGGCTGATGGCTCTGGCCTTTACCGAGCACCGCATCCGCCTGCCTGTGCGGGGCGACGCCTGGCGGGCGTTCATCCACGTGCAGGATGTGGCGCGCGCGCTGGCGGCGCTGCTGCGCGAGCAGCGACCACCCGTCCACAACCAGGTCTTCAATGTGGGATCGTCCGCCAACAACCACAGGGTGCGCGACCTGGCGACCATCGTTTCCCGACTCGTGCCGGAAAGCCGTTTCGAGCAGAATCCGGTCACCGAAATGCGCCGCGAGAGCTTCCGGCTCAATTGCGACAAGCTGGCGCGAACCATCCCGGCAGCCGTTCCCCAGTGGACGCTGGCCCGCACCGGCGAGCAGTTGCTCGAGGCGTTCGACGCCTCTTCGCTCACAGTCGAGGAGGGGGCGCGGTCCCGCTACGATCGGGTGGCCGAACTGGCGACGCTGGTCGCCGACAAGGTTCTCAACGCCGACCTGCGCCGGCCCGGCGGATTGAACGAGGGGCCTTATGGCGCGACCTGA
- the lhgO gene encoding L-2-hydroxyglutarate oxidase encodes MARPEAVLYDYCVIGGGILGLAVARQLLKTHHGAGVLVLEKEAGPGRHQTGHNSGVIHAGVYYKPGSLKARLCRAGAEATKAYCAEKGIPFETRGKLIVATTADEDLAMRALLTNARANGIAIEPLTGEELREREPDIVGVGALFVSETGIVDYKAVCRALADDIVALGGAISYSVEVERIGEEADAVMIETSAGEFRAKHLVACAGLQSDRLASKAGLPVKHRIVPFRGEYYDVAPAKRGLVHHLIYPVPDPELPFLGIHLTPTIDGRLTLGPNAVLGRAREGYARSAINARDMFNYAAFPGFWRMAAGNWRSGLSEFGNSMIKGRYLEACRKYCPALELDDLVPVEAGIRAQAVMADGSMVHDFLFLESARMLHVCNAPSPAATSALPIARMIVERLGAGG; translated from the coding sequence ATGGCGCGACCTGAAGCAGTTCTGTACGACTATTGCGTCATTGGCGGTGGCATCCTCGGGCTAGCCGTGGCCCGGCAATTGCTCAAGACCCATCACGGGGCGGGCGTGCTCGTGCTGGAAAAGGAAGCGGGCCCCGGACGGCACCAGACGGGCCACAACAGCGGCGTCATCCATGCGGGTGTCTACTACAAACCGGGAAGCCTCAAGGCGCGCCTATGCCGCGCTGGCGCCGAAGCGACCAAGGCCTATTGCGCAGAAAAGGGCATTCCCTTCGAGACGAGGGGCAAGCTCATCGTCGCGACCACGGCGGACGAAGACCTGGCGATGCGCGCGCTGCTCACCAATGCCCGGGCCAACGGCATCGCCATCGAACCGCTGACCGGGGAGGAGTTGCGCGAGCGCGAACCGGATATTGTCGGGGTAGGGGCGCTCTTCGTGTCCGAGACCGGGATCGTTGACTACAAGGCAGTGTGCCGGGCTCTCGCCGACGACATCGTCGCCCTGGGCGGCGCGATCTCCTATTCGGTGGAAGTGGAGAGGATAGGAGAAGAAGCCGACGCCGTCATGATCGAGACTTCGGCGGGCGAATTCCGCGCCAAACACCTCGTGGCCTGCGCCGGGCTGCAGTCCGATCGCCTGGCCAGCAAGGCGGGTCTTCCGGTCAAGCATCGCATCGTGCCGTTCCGCGGCGAATATTACGACGTGGCGCCCGCCAAGCGCGGGCTGGTGCATCACCTGATCTACCCCGTGCCGGACCCGGAACTGCCCTTCCTCGGCATTCACCTCACCCCCACCATCGACGGTCGACTGACCCTGGGACCCAATGCGGTGCTCGGGCGAGCACGCGAGGGCTATGCCCGCTCGGCGATCAACGCCCGCGACATGTTCAATTATGCTGCTTTCCCGGGCTTCTGGCGCATGGCGGCGGGCAACTGGCGCTCGGGCCTGAGCGAGTTCGGCAATTCCATGATCAAAGGGCGCTACCTGGAGGCGTGCCGAAAATACTGTCCGGCGCTCGAACTCGACGACCTGGTTCCGGTGGAAGCGGGGATCAGGGCGCAGGCGGTGATGGCCGACGGGTCGATGGTCCACGACTTCCTGTTCCTGGAGTCGGCGCGCATGCTGCACGTGTGCAATGCGCCATCGCCCGCGGCGACTTCGGCCTTGCCGATCGCCAGGATGATCGTCGAACGCCTGGGCGCGGGCGGCTGA
- a CDS encoding four-helix bundle copper-binding protein — protein sequence MQKCIDDCLACYQTCLSMAMNHCLELGGEHVAKEHLTLMMACAEMCRTAAHFMIIGSDHHPYVCAECAEICEQCAKDCERLGDMEACVAACGKCAASCREMAIPMTASGA from the coding sequence ATGCAGAAATGTATCGACGACTGCCTGGCCTGCTACCAGACGTGCCTGTCGATGGCGATGAACCATTGCCTCGAGCTAGGTGGCGAGCATGTCGCCAAGGAGCACCTTACCTTGATGATGGCCTGCGCCGAGATGTGCCGCACGGCGGCCCATTTCATGATCATCGGCTCGGATCACCACCCCTATGTCTGTGCCGAATGCGCGGAGATCTGCGAGCAGTGCGCCAAGGACTGCGAGCGGCTGGGCGACATGGAAGCTTGCGTGGCTGCCTGCGGGAAGTGCGCTGCCAGTTGCCGGGAAATGGCCATACCCATGACCGCTTCAGGCGCATAG
- a CDS encoding DsbA family protein: MPFHLSRRALLATSVAAAFAAALPSLAIGLEEDALLSVDIPDTFAGQPDAPVTIIEYWSPTCGYCTTFLDETFPRLKADYLDTGKARMAIRPFVRNAMDAVVFMVAEVAGPERAPAVIEHFMRNQARWVNAPDRLAAMKDVANEVGITPVLFEAAMLNQDLLGKLNRMRKQAIESFGIQGTPAVFVNGRLVAGAATYDAISAQIAGGQ; this comes from the coding sequence ATGCCGTTTCATCTTTCGCGCCGAGCGCTCCTGGCCACCAGTGTGGCCGCGGCCTTCGCTGCGGCTCTACCCAGCCTCGCCATTGGTCTGGAAGAGGATGCCCTGCTGAGCGTGGACATTCCCGATACCTTCGCCGGCCAGCCCGACGCACCGGTCACCATCATCGAGTACTGGTCCCCCACCTGCGGCTATTGCACCACGTTTCTCGACGAGACGTTTCCGCGCCTCAAGGCCGACTATCTCGATACCGGCAAGGCGCGGATGGCCATCAGGCCCTTCGTGCGCAACGCCATGGATGCTGTGGTGTTCATGGTGGCCGAAGTCGCCGGTCCCGAACGTGCTCCGGCCGTGATCGAGCATTTCATGCGAAACCAGGCACGCTGGGTGAACGCGCCCGATCGCCTTGCGGCCATGAAGGACGTCGCCAACGAGGTGGGGATTACCCCGGTCCTCTTTGAAGCCGCCATGCTCAACCAGGACCTGCTGGGCAAGCTCAATCGCATGCGCAAGCAGGCGATCGAGAGTTTTGGCATCCAGGGTACCCCGGCGGTATTCGTCAACGGCCGGCTCGTCGCCGGCGCAGCTACCTACGACGCCATTTCCGCCCAGATCGCCGGCGGCCAATAG
- a CDS encoding AraC family transcriptional regulator, with product MLLEEIRDLIARHARPDMGTPIDGVMVARHDVSSWEPSMSGSVMALIVQGLKRLALGDRVYEYGPGQYLVSSLDMPVTGQFIDASPEQPALGFGLALHPATIAELLLQSTSSALREARGPTPSGMLVSEAPRQLLDAVARLLRLLDSPRDIPVLAPLIKREIHWWLIVGPQGAAVRQLGLADSNLNHIARAVHWIREHHARAFRVEDVAEISGMSPSAFYRNFQSVTAMSPIQFQKQIRLQQARLMLASGREDISGVGYSVGYESAAQFSREYRRQFGAAPSQDAVQLRGLGLVSLSLV from the coding sequence ATGCTCCTGGAAGAAATTCGCGATCTGATCGCTCGCCACGCCCGTCCGGACATGGGCACCCCCATCGATGGAGTCATGGTTGCTCGTCACGACGTGTCGTCGTGGGAGCCTTCGATGTCCGGATCGGTGATGGCGCTGATCGTCCAGGGCCTCAAGCGGCTGGCGCTTGGAGACCGGGTCTATGAATACGGTCCGGGACAATACCTTGTTTCTTCGCTCGACATGCCCGTCACGGGCCAGTTCATCGATGCGAGCCCGGAGCAGCCGGCATTGGGGTTCGGGCTGGCGCTTCACCCGGCAACGATCGCCGAGCTACTGTTGCAGTCGACCTCGAGCGCGTTGCGGGAGGCGCGCGGCCCGACCCCGTCGGGCATGTTGGTCAGCGAAGCACCCCGGCAGTTGCTCGATGCGGTGGCGCGGCTGCTAAGGCTGCTGGATTCGCCGCGCGACATCCCGGTTCTGGCGCCGCTCATCAAGCGGGAAATCCATTGGTGGCTGATCGTCGGACCTCAAGGGGCGGCAGTGCGGCAACTGGGGCTGGCCGACAGCAATCTCAATCACATCGCGCGCGCCGTGCACTGGATACGCGAACACCACGCCCGGGCATTCCGGGTGGAGGACGTCGCCGAGATTTCGGGAATGAGCCCGTCGGCCTTCTATCGCAACTTCCAGTCGGTCACCGCGATGAGCCCGATCCAGTTCCAGAAGCAGATTCGGCTGCAGCAGGCCCGGCTCATGCTGGCTTCCGGACGCGAGGATATTTCTGGGGTCGGCTACAGCGTCGGCTACGAGAGCGCAGCCCAGTTCAGCCGCGAGTACCGGCGCCAGTTTGGTGCGGCTCCGAGCCAGGACGCTGTGCAATTGCGAGGCCTGGGCCTGGTTTCGCTGTCTCTGGTCTGA
- a CDS encoding SDR family oxidoreductase: MNTVLITGASSGYGLETALHFQRQGWRVIATMRRPQPELFASLDNVIVLPLDVTDAGSIAECIQAAGPIDVLVNNAGIGMVGAFEASPMEIVRRLFETNTLGTMAMTQAVLPLLRERGGGTIVNVTSSVTLAPSPFAAAYTASKMAIEGFSGSLAQEVGTFNIRVRAVEPGYAPTTRFTANTQVPVEQLIPPAYAEFARPIFAAFANPSVTTRESDVAETIWRAVNDTSDQLRFPAGPDAVALWEAAR; encoded by the coding sequence ATGAATACGGTTCTCATTACGGGAGCGTCGTCCGGCTACGGGCTTGAGACTGCACTCCACTTCCAGCGCCAGGGCTGGCGGGTCATTGCCACGATGCGTCGCCCGCAGCCCGAGCTTTTCGCGTCACTCGACAATGTTATCGTGCTTCCGCTCGACGTGACCGATGCCGGGAGTATCGCGGAGTGCATCCAGGCTGCCGGGCCGATCGACGTGCTTGTCAACAACGCCGGCATCGGAATGGTCGGGGCCTTCGAGGCATCCCCGATGGAGATCGTCCGGAGGCTCTTCGAGACCAACACCCTGGGCACGATGGCGATGACCCAGGCCGTGCTGCCACTGCTGCGCGAGCGTGGCGGTGGGACGATTGTGAATGTCACCTCGAGCGTGACGCTCGCTCCTTCGCCCTTCGCTGCCGCCTATACGGCGTCCAAGATGGCCATCGAAGGCTTTTCCGGGTCGCTGGCCCAGGAGGTCGGCACGTTCAACATCCGCGTCAGGGCAGTCGAACCCGGCTACGCCCCCACCACGCGCTTCACGGCCAACACGCAGGTCCCCGTCGAGCAGTTGATCCCGCCCGCCTATGCCGAGTTTGCTCGGCCCATCTTCGCGGCATTCGCCAATCCCTCGGTGACGACGCGGGAAAGCGACGTCGCCGAAACGATCTGGCGCGCGGTCAACGACACCTCCGACCAACTGCGCTTCCCCGCTGGGCCCGACGCCGTTGCCCTCTGGGAGGCGGCAAGATGA
- a CDS encoding dienelactone hydrolase family protein yields the protein MGERIKLTASDGFTLNAYRSAPDGQPRGGVVVIQEVWGLNAWVRSVVDRFARHGYLAVAPAVFDRIEFGYESEDYSAAQFTVIGEMMKKFDPAAALKDVEAAIKGASEGGKVGITGYCFGGATTWRAASLLTGLSAASGYYGGGVPNYIDLNPKVPTEMHFGDKDTGIPLEQIEALRARHPVVHIYTYDGGHGFCNSDRPDKFNEAACKKASARTLEFFHKHLS from the coding sequence ATGGGCGAACGCATCAAGCTGACGGCCTCGGATGGCTTCACACTCAATGCCTACCGGTCGGCGCCGGACGGACAGCCGCGTGGCGGAGTCGTGGTGATCCAGGAGGTCTGGGGCCTCAACGCCTGGGTGCGCAGCGTCGTCGACCGCTTTGCGCGGCACGGCTACCTGGCGGTGGCGCCCGCAGTCTTCGACCGGATCGAGTTCGGCTATGAGAGTGAGGACTATTCGGCGGCCCAGTTCACGGTCATCGGGGAGATGATGAAGAAGTTCGATCCGGCGGCCGCCCTAAAGGACGTAGAGGCCGCGATCAAGGGGGCCAGCGAGGGCGGAAAGGTTGGGATAACCGGCTATTGCTTCGGCGGCGCTACCACCTGGCGCGCCGCGAGCCTGCTGACGGGACTGAGCGCCGCCTCAGGCTACTACGGAGGCGGCGTGCCGAACTACATCGACCTCAACCCCAAGGTGCCGACCGAGATGCACTTCGGCGACAAGGATACAGGCATTCCGCTCGAGCAGATCGAGGCGCTCAGGGCACGTCACCCGGTGGTGCATATCTATACCTATGACGGCGGCCACGGCTTCTGTAACAGCGATCGACCGGACAAGTTCAACGAGGCCGCCTGCAAGAAGGCCTCCGCGCGCACCCTGGAATTCTTCCACAAGCACCTGTCGTGA